A region of the Mangifera indica cultivar Alphonso chromosome 10, CATAS_Mindica_2.1, whole genome shotgun sequence genome:
GCCTGCAATGTGTTGATTGAGAGTCTTTGCTTCGCATAGAAATAACCTCCACACATCCTCCACCCAGTAAAAACTATCAAACTCCCGGATTTTAGTAATACAAATCTTCCataaactttctttcaagctatgaaATATCATAGGATGATCTTCACATATCATAGTTTAGTagtttctctctttcttatGATTAATCTTTCCTTCTTGAAGGGCATCAAGTCTGAAGTTTATACAGTTGGTGATGAGCAGCAGTGGAACACAGAAACCAATTTTGACTCCTGGGCTCATGAGTACAATTTCACTGTCGGTGATGTTCTTGGTATAATCTCTGAACAAGAATAATTCACTTCATCACTCTCGTTTATTAGTTTCTAGATGAATATTTCTGTATTTGGGATGACTTTTTTTTCGAAATTTTATGTAGTTTTCAAGTACAACAAGGGGGAGCATAATGTTTATGAAGTTACGGAGGCCACATATAGATCTTGTAATGCCAGCAATGGAGTTTTGAGTGAATATGATACTGGAAACGATCAAGTCATGCTCGCAGAGGCGAAGAAGTATTGGTTTATTTGTAATGTTGCAGGTCACTGCCTTGGAGGAATGAGGTTCGGCGTTGATGTAAAAGAAGCTTCTTCCTTTTATACAAATTTCACAAATGATTCACCATTACCATCTGGGGGACCAACTGGTTATTCTTCTGTAAGCCATGCTTTTCAAAGATGGAAAATTGGGTTT
Encoded here:
- the LOC123227703 gene encoding basic blue protein-like; the encoded protein is MKYHRMIFTYHSLVVSLFLMINLSFLKGIKSEVYTVGDEQQWNTETNFDSWAHEYNFTVGDVLVFKYNKGEHNVYEVTEATYRSCNASNGVLSEYDTGNDQVMLAEAKKYWFICNVAGHCLGGMRFGVDVKEASSFYTNFTNDSPLPSGGPTGYSSVSHAFQRWKIGFLFVSSAVLLLKLY